Proteins encoded together in one Archaeoglobus neptunius window:
- a CDS encoding LL-diaminopimelate aminotransferase: MFDLSERMEKIPPYLFAEIDAMKKKKIQEGVKVIDLGVGDPDLPTPQHIVEAMKAAVEKVERQKYPSYEGMLSFRESAASFYKRRKGVKLDPEKEIVALIGSKEGIAHLPLAFVNDGDYVLVPEPGYPVYYSSTLLADGIPYEMPLKEENGFLPDLQSIPDDVARKAKIMFLNYPNNPTAAVATKEFIREAIDYCIDNRIILAHDAAYSEITFDGYTAPSFLEFDNAFEVTVEFNSLSKTYNMTGWRIGFACGNDEILSGLLKVKTNVDSGVFEAVQEAAIAAMDGPDSVIDRNCEIYRKRRDLLIDGLRSIGIKAKKPLATFYVWARVNGKSVDFVKNLIDKAGIVATPGIGFGKSGEGYVRFALTRDESTIKEAVERLNKFIT, translated from the coding sequence ATGTTCGATCTGTCGGAGAGGATGGAAAAAATTCCTCCCTATCTTTTCGCCGAAATCGATGCAATGAAGAAAAAAAAGATCCAGGAAGGTGTAAAGGTAATAGATCTGGGCGTTGGGGATCCTGATCTTCCAACTCCGCAACACATAGTGGAGGCGATGAAGGCGGCAGTGGAGAAGGTAGAAAGACAGAAGTACCCGAGCTACGAAGGGATGCTGAGCTTCAGAGAGAGTGCTGCCAGTTTTTACAAGAGGAGAAAAGGCGTAAAGCTCGATCCGGAAAAGGAGATTGTAGCGCTTATAGGCTCAAAGGAAGGAATAGCGCATCTGCCCCTTGCCTTCGTAAATGATGGAGACTACGTTCTCGTTCCGGAACCTGGGTACCCTGTCTACTATTCCTCCACACTTCTTGCAGACGGTATCCCCTATGAAATGCCGCTGAAGGAGGAAAACGGTTTTCTTCCAGATCTGCAGTCAATTCCCGATGATGTCGCAAGAAAGGCGAAAATAATGTTTCTGAACTACCCGAACAACCCGACTGCAGCGGTTGCAACAAAAGAGTTTATCAGGGAGGCAATAGACTACTGCATCGATAACAGAATAATACTGGCCCATGACGCTGCTTACAGCGAAATTACGTTTGATGGTTACACAGCACCTAGTTTTCTGGAGTTTGACAACGCATTCGAAGTAACAGTTGAATTTAACTCCCTGTCCAAAACATACAACATGACGGGATGGAGAATTGGCTTTGCATGTGGAAATGATGAAATTCTCTCGGGTCTTCTCAAGGTTAAAACCAATGTTGACAGCGGTGTTTTTGAGGCCGTACAGGAGGCTGCCATCGCTGCTATGGACGGGCCGGATAGTGTTATCGACAGAAATTGCGAAATTTACAGGAAAAGGAGGGACTTGCTCATTGACGGTTTGAGGAGCATTGGTATCAAAGCGAAAAAGCCCCTTGCCACCTTCTATGTCTGGGCAAGGGTAAATGGTAAAAGTGTGGACTTCGTCAAGAATCTCATTGATAAAGCAGGAATTGTGGCAACGCCCGGTATCGGCTTTGGGAAATCCGGGGAGGGCTATGTTAGATTTGCCCTTACACGAGACGAGAGCACAATAAAAGAGGCTGTTGAGAGATTAAATAAATTTATTACATAA
- a CDS encoding DUF1646 family protein encodes MEENLFVSAGLFIILALVLILPFRVKKVEENLEPFFLIMGIAAVTVSGLWSYKLVIEALETPLKISEFAGIPIGIFQVVLIVGLLIHFFNRQVYSFLVAVLRRLGIKVFAFLVIVIFGLLSSIMSVIVSAVILAEIALVVPLERHKKIEFVVIACFAVGLGAALTPVGEPLSTIVVKKLNEEFFYLVDLVGKYIIPSVVVLGIYGAFRTGSASVENIEVPEYVESIRTVIIRAIRVYVFIAALVLLGEGFTPIIDWYISKIPPEIIYWVNMVSAILDNATLAAAEIGPQLTELQIKGALMGLIISGGMLIPGNIPNIVAAGRLRISMGEWARIGVPLGLLLMAVFFGIIYIIQI; translated from the coding sequence ATGGAGGAAAATCTCTTTGTTTCCGCCGGTCTCTTTATCATCCTCGCTCTGGTTCTGATACTGCCATTCAGGGTAAAAAAAGTTGAAGAGAATCTCGAACCATTTTTCCTTATTATGGGTATTGCGGCGGTAACAGTGAGCGGCCTCTGGAGCTACAAACTCGTTATCGAGGCCCTTGAAACCCCTCTAAAAATTTCCGAGTTTGCCGGTATCCCCATCGGCATATTTCAGGTTGTCCTGATTGTTGGTCTGCTGATTCATTTTTTTAACAGGCAGGTATACTCCTTTCTTGTGGCCGTTCTCAGAAGGCTCGGGATCAAGGTTTTTGCCTTTCTCGTTATCGTCATTTTCGGTCTGCTTTCAAGCATAATGTCTGTGATAGTTTCAGCCGTGATTCTGGCGGAGATTGCCCTTGTCGTTCCTCTCGAAAGGCACAAAAAAATTGAGTTCGTCGTGATTGCCTGTTTTGCTGTGGGACTTGGCGCTGCGCTAACTCCCGTAGGTGAGCCGCTTTCAACAATCGTCGTCAAAAAGCTGAATGAGGAGTTCTTCTATCTTGTGGACCTTGTTGGTAAGTACATAATCCCTTCAGTAGTTGTTCTTGGTATCTACGGTGCTTTTAGAACTGGAAGCGCTTCTGTGGAAAACATAGAGGTTCCAGAATACGTTGAATCAATAAGAACAGTCATAATAAGAGCCATAAGGGTTTACGTATTCATAGCTGCACTCGTTCTGCTTGGTGAAGGGTTCACGCCAATTATTGACTGGTACATCTCAAAAATACCTCCTGAGATAATATACTGGGTGAACATGGTCTCAGCAATTCTCGATAACGCAACGCTTGCAGCAGCCGAAATAGGTCCTCAACTCACTGAACTTCAAATAAAAGGCGCACTGATGGGATTGATCATCTCAGGAGGTATGCTCATACCCGGGAATATACCGAATATTGTTGCTGCTGGCAGATTGAGAATATCGATGGGAGAATGGGCAAGAATCGGCGTTCCCCTGGGTTTGCTGCTCATGGCAGTGTTCTTCGGGATCATCTACATAATCCAGATCTAA
- a CDS encoding DUF1786 family protein codes for MAGGEGVFTLDVGSGTQDFMFFVEENIRNCPKAILPSPTKMIARRIDGTEGDVFLHGYTMGGGAITFAVKRHLQRFRVYATERSALTFSDDLDEVRKMGVIIGEPEGEVEKIETKDVDMPFFSEFISKMGYEMPDKYVIAVQDHGFSPRISNRIFRFRMFETLLKKDPAMESFLFEASEVPKEFNRMSDAVRSVLDFVEGEVYAVDTVFAAIAGCALSVKKFPALIVNFGNSHTTAAVVDRNFEIKALLEHHTFVLKKKGAEYIQDLLEKFVKGEVDNEYILSDNGHGCYISQVVDIADYVCTGPNAHLSPFREVEGDPMVVGNLGMMHLLKRKISH; via the coding sequence ATGGCTGGTGGTGAAGGTGTTTTTACCCTTGATGTCGGATCGGGAACGCAGGATTTCATGTTCTTTGTAGAGGAGAACATCAGAAACTGCCCGAAGGCAATCCTTCCCTCGCCAACAAAAATGATTGCAAGAAGAATTGACGGAACTGAAGGGGATGTCTTTCTTCACGGTTACACGATGGGAGGTGGAGCGATAACCTTTGCAGTCAAGAGGCACCTTCAGAGATTCAGAGTTTACGCAACTGAAAGATCCGCCCTTACCTTCTCTGACGATCTCGATGAGGTGAGGAAAATGGGCGTGATCATAGGGGAACCCGAAGGCGAGGTCGAGAAAATAGAGACGAAGGATGTGGATATGCCCTTCTTCTCCGAGTTCATATCAAAGATGGGATATGAGATGCCGGATAAGTACGTAATAGCCGTCCAGGATCACGGATTTTCCCCCCGCATCAGCAACAGGATTTTCAGGTTCAGAATGTTCGAAACACTCCTGAAAAAAGATCCTGCAATGGAAAGCTTTCTCTTCGAGGCTTCGGAGGTGCCGAAGGAATTTAACAGGATGAGTGATGCTGTCAGGAGTGTGCTTGACTTCGTGGAGGGTGAAGTGTACGCTGTTGACACTGTCTTTGCAGCAATTGCAGGATGTGCATTATCTGTTAAAAAGTTTCCCGCCCTGATAGTAAATTTCGGAAACTCCCATACGACGGCGGCAGTGGTGGACAGGAACTTCGAGATAAAGGCTCTGCTTGAACACCACACCTTCGTGCTTAAGAAAAAGGGTGCTGAATACATCCAGGATCTTCTGGAAAAATTTGTAAAAGGAGAAGTTGACAACGAATATATCCTGAGTGACAACGGACATGGCTGCTATATCAGTCAGGTCGTGGATATTGCCGATTATGTGTGTACAGGACCAAACGCGCATCTTTCCCCTTTCAGAGAGGTCGAGGGGGATCCGATGGTCGTCGGAAATTTGGGTATGATGCATCTGCTTAAAAGAAAAATCAGCCACTGA
- a CDS encoding DUF2589 domain-containing protein: MRTLLSANFALLLEQIIASPLKAVVDAQSESAKATVNFLFSLMEEDGEKVVPKSVVVAYQQAFLDPDSGKVKQVEQRIGVPLVTLVPIPYISVDEAEIEFDAKVVAAGPSAEKGAVPIYAVYAGRLTSRVDVSGELHLKIKARRSDIPEGIARMITVLANSQNISAEE, from the coding sequence GTGAGGACTTTGTTGTCCGCCAACTTTGCCCTGCTGCTGGAGCAGATAATAGCGTCACCATTGAAGGCAGTGGTTGATGCTCAGAGTGAGTCGGCAAAAGCCACAGTAAATTTTCTTTTCAGCCTGATGGAAGAGGACGGAGAAAAGGTCGTACCGAAGTCTGTGGTAGTGGCCTATCAGCAGGCATTTCTTGACCCTGATTCCGGAAAAGTGAAGCAGGTTGAGCAGAGAATCGGCGTTCCGTTAGTTACCCTTGTCCCCATACCATATATCAGTGTTGATGAGGCGGAAATCGAGTTTGATGCAAAGGTTGTGGCAGCAGGACCATCTGCTGAGAAAGGAGCTGTTCCGATTTATGCAGTATATGCAGGCAGGCTGACTTCGAGAGTGGATGTGAGTGGAGAACTGCATTTAAAGATAAAAGCCAGAAGATCAGACATACCGGAGGGCATCGCAAGAATGATTACGGTGCTGGCGAACTCCCAGAATATCAGTGCGGAGGAGTGA
- a CDS encoding PAS domain S-box protein, producing the protein MLKVADAVLELDRKGKILRIDSEFARKLGYREDELKKASIFALITEGLKPFVLKALEKGGEFPIIGKDGKLQTVNAVISEDRVSIYDVSTIPETIKTIYRGVWDFYYGLMFVDEKKRIIVANDTFYKKTGLSKSIEGKKLDEVFGEYGDGFDLLVERGSGEFRVEVNGKVFEIRAKIREINICGKRIFEILMRTLDEERLRNLEKTFEGVEHPVIAKIADRIRCLNSAAREVFVDCREVFELVSGRITGSIKISTTDGEKEYTFLKIPASEEIYVFIDVTMRNELIKKLEEELKNYRITFENSLDAILIVDVSGKVLMANSAVSLHGYKPEEVTGRNIFDFIPGEYVEFVRKNIEEGRKDGKHRRLEIQIKNKFGDRKWVEVVGSAIKNSEGEVVGAVLILRDITARRELEAKLKESEELYRTLAENSHTGIYVVQDGEVVYMNKAAKEYSGYTLEELRGDRYLRVFEEKYREDVKKTIERVLKGNTESVFTKYITKNGEKRYARLLLTPIVYKGRPAVLGNFIDMTAVVQAEKELMEREELYRTLAENSHTGIYIIQNDRIVYANNRMKEIIGYTVEELNSLEHPYKILHPDYYELAINRYRAREEGKKVPESYEVKVISKSGEEKWIKVLASRIKYKGKPAVMVNIADITDIKENEEMLKRVNNLLKIAGEISRSISQEKSEFRILAALKSLENAGLKVAVYYNEGGMIPILVPKAEFDWDGLVRLHQNAKANVRIMEDGKDILVLPLSNGDRSYGLIILMSEEGFSDEEVGILSSLARDVVFSIRSLKIEKEKEAAFKVIMDNLNQFEYLADKLRNPLAIIKGYIEVRDEFEFDEFARKVEEQADRIEEILDELRAREIATYEMKKILES; encoded by the coding sequence ATGCTGAAAGTTGCAGATGCCGTCTTAGAACTGGACAGGAAAGGGAAAATCCTCAGAATCGATTCCGAGTTTGCCAGAAAACTTGGCTACAGAGAGGATGAACTTAAAAAAGCAAGCATTTTTGCCCTTATAACTGAAGGGCTGAAACCATTTGTATTAAAAGCACTTGAAAAAGGTGGAGAGTTCCCGATTATCGGAAAGGACGGGAAACTGCAAACGGTAAATGCAGTCATCAGCGAAGACAGGGTTAGCATCTACGACGTTTCGACAATTCCTGAAACGATCAAAACAATATATCGTGGTGTCTGGGATTTCTACTACGGTCTGATGTTCGTGGACGAGAAAAAGAGGATTATAGTCGCCAATGATACTTTCTACAAAAAAACAGGACTCAGCAAATCAATTGAGGGGAAAAAACTGGATGAAGTTTTTGGAGAGTATGGCGATGGCTTCGATCTTCTGGTTGAGAGGGGTAGCGGAGAGTTCAGGGTCGAGGTTAACGGAAAGGTATTCGAGATAAGGGCAAAGATTAGAGAAATCAACATCTGCGGAAAGAGAATCTTTGAGATTTTAATGCGCACTTTAGATGAAGAAAGGCTGCGAAATCTTGAGAAAACTTTTGAGGGAGTAGAGCATCCGGTTATAGCGAAAATTGCAGACCGGATCAGATGTCTCAATTCCGCTGCAAGGGAAGTTTTTGTGGACTGCAGAGAGGTCTTTGAGCTTGTTAGTGGAAGAATCACAGGCAGTATAAAGATCAGCACCACGGATGGGGAAAAAGAGTACACGTTTTTGAAAATACCGGCCTCTGAAGAGATATACGTTTTTATTGATGTCACTATGAGGAATGAGTTAATCAAAAAGCTTGAGGAAGAGCTGAAAAACTACAGAATAACCTTCGAAAACTCCCTCGACGCAATACTCATCGTGGACGTTTCAGGAAAGGTTCTCATGGCCAACTCTGCGGTAAGCCTGCACGGTTACAAACCTGAAGAGGTTACAGGCAGGAACATTTTTGATTTCATTCCGGGAGAGTATGTCGAATTCGTTCGAAAAAACATTGAAGAGGGTCGAAAAGACGGCAAGCACAGAAGACTGGAAATACAGATTAAGAATAAATTTGGGGATAGGAAGTGGGTTGAGGTTGTAGGTTCAGCCATAAAAAATAGCGAAGGAGAGGTAGTTGGGGCTGTGCTCATTTTAAGAGACATAACAGCGAGAAGGGAACTGGAGGCAAAGTTGAAGGAAAGTGAGGAGCTTTACAGGACTCTGGCGGAGAACTCGCATACCGGGATATACGTGGTTCAGGACGGTGAAGTTGTGTACATGAATAAGGCCGCAAAGGAGTACTCCGGATACACGCTTGAGGAGCTGAGGGGAGACAGATACCTGAGAGTGTTTGAAGAAAAGTACAGGGAAGACGTGAAGAAAACAATAGAGAGAGTACTGAAAGGTAACACCGAATCGGTTTTCACGAAATACATCACAAAGAACGGGGAAAAGAGATATGCAAGACTTCTGCTAACCCCCATTGTATACAAAGGGAGGCCTGCCGTTCTCGGCAACTTTATCGATATGACCGCAGTGGTTCAGGCGGAAAAAGAACTCATGGAGAGGGAGGAGCTTTACAGGACTCTGGCGGAGAACTCGCATACCGGGATATACATCATACAGAACGACAGGATAGTCTACGCCAATAACAGGATGAAGGAAATTATAGGCTACACGGTTGAAGAACTCAATTCACTCGAACATCCCTACAAAATTCTGCATCCCGACTACTACGAACTGGCCATTAACAGGTACAGAGCGAGAGAAGAAGGTAAGAAAGTTCCTGAAAGCTATGAGGTCAAAGTTATAAGCAAGAGCGGCGAGGAAAAGTGGATCAAGGTTCTGGCAAGCAGGATCAAATACAAGGGTAAACCGGCCGTTATGGTGAATATAGCAGATATAACAGATATAAAGGAGAATGAAGAAATGTTGAAAAGGGTAAACAATTTGCTGAAGATCGCCGGTGAGATAAGCAGATCTATTTCTCAGGAGAAGTCCGAATTCAGAATACTGGCAGCATTGAAATCACTGGAAAATGCAGGCCTGAAGGTTGCTGTTTATTACAACGAGGGAGGAATGATTCCGATTTTGGTGCCAAAAGCTGAATTTGACTGGGATGGACTTGTAAGGCTTCATCAAAACGCAAAGGCTAACGTCAGAATCATGGAGGACGGTAAGGACATCCTTGTGCTCCCGCTTAGTAACGGAGACCGAAGCTATGGACTTATAATCCTGATGTCAGAAGAGGGTTTCTCAGATGAAGAAGTTGGTATTCTCTCATCCTTGGCCAGAGATGTGGTATTCTCCATCAGATCGCTGAAGATTGAGAAAGAAAAGGAGGCTGCGTTCAAGGTTATAATGGACAACCTCAACCAGTTTGAATATCTTGCAGACAAACTCAGAAATCCGCTGGCAATCATTAAAGGCTATATTGAGGTCAGAGATGAATTTGAATTCGACGAGTTTGCCAGAAAAGTTGAGGAGCAAGCGGACAGAATCGAAGAGATACTGGACGAACTCCGGGCTAGGGAAATTGCAACTTACGAGATGAAAAAGATCCTTGAAAGTTAA
- the cysS gene encoding cysteine--tRNA ligase, translating into MEIYNTLTRKLESIERKDEIRMYVCGITAYDYSHIGHARSAVFFDTFRRFLEFLGYRVIYVQNFTDVDDKIIKRAVKEGKTQKEIAEKYIAEYMKDVQELNVRRATYHPKVTDHIPDIIDFVGRLLEMGHAYEVDGDIYFHVPSFSHYGELSKQSLEELNRHRIEPDERKKDVKDFALWKAAKDEDILAKAVFDSPWGKGRPGWHIECSVMAAKYLGVPFDIHGGGKDLIFPHHENERAQSYALYGVEPVRIWVHNDFVMIRGEKMSKSLGNIVKIRDILKRYSGEVLRYFLLTAHYRSPLDYSEEAIERAKKAYEYLRTALLNVDMEIAYLKTFGDRESKVEVAEVEKYMKDFVDAMEHDLNTPRAIAILHTTANFANKVVYTASLSQLEEIFSTFKTMSGILGIFEKWKRVPELGNEDKNRIIEREKARTKRNFDLADRIRDEFTEKGIILIDTPKGTRWRWK; encoded by the coding sequence ATGGAGATATACAACACACTCACCCGAAAACTGGAAAGCATTGAGAGGAAGGATGAGATCAGGATGTATGTGTGCGGAATTACCGCTTACGATTATTCTCATATAGGACATGCCAGAAGTGCGGTTTTTTTCGACACGTTTCGAAGATTTCTTGAATTTCTCGGATATCGGGTTATCTACGTTCAGAATTTTACAGATGTCGATGACAAAATAATAAAGAGGGCCGTTAAGGAGGGCAAAACCCAGAAGGAAATTGCGGAAAAATACATAGCCGAGTACATGAAGGACGTTCAGGAGCTCAACGTGAGGAGAGCAACATATCACCCAAAAGTCACCGATCACATCCCGGACATAATTGATTTCGTTGGCAGGCTGCTTGAAATGGGGCATGCATACGAAGTTGATGGTGATATCTACTTCCATGTTCCCTCATTCAGTCATTATGGCGAGCTTTCAAAACAATCTCTCGAAGAGCTTAACAGGCACAGAATTGAGCCCGACGAAAGGAAGAAAGATGTGAAGGACTTTGCACTCTGGAAAGCCGCAAAGGACGAGGACATTCTGGCCAAAGCTGTTTTCGACTCGCCGTGGGGCAAGGGCAGACCCGGTTGGCACATTGAATGCTCCGTGATGGCGGCAAAGTACCTTGGCGTTCCGTTCGACATCCACGGAGGGGGAAAGGACCTGATATTTCCACATCACGAAAACGAGAGGGCGCAGAGCTACGCACTGTACGGAGTTGAACCTGTAAGAATTTGGGTGCACAATGATTTTGTGATGATCAGGGGGGAGAAAATGAGCAAGAGTCTGGGAAACATAGTAAAAATCAGAGATATTCTCAAAAGATACAGCGGAGAAGTTTTGAGGTACTTTCTGCTGACCGCCCACTACCGCAGCCCTCTCGATTACAGTGAAGAGGCAATAGAGAGAGCAAAAAAGGCGTACGAGTACCTCCGCACGGCCCTGCTGAACGTTGATATGGAGATTGCATACCTCAAAACATTTGGGGACAGAGAATCAAAAGTTGAAGTTGCCGAGGTTGAGAAGTACATGAAGGATTTTGTGGATGCTATGGAACACGACCTCAACACCCCCAGGGCAATTGCAATACTCCACACCACGGCCAATTTCGCAAATAAGGTTGTCTACACCGCATCACTTTCGCAGCTTGAGGAGATATTCAGCACCTTCAAAACCATGTCCGGCATTCTTGGCATATTCGAAAAATGGAAAAGGGTACCGGAGCTGGGCAATGAAGATAAAAACAGGATCATTGAGAGAGAAAAGGCGAGAACGAAGAGAAACTTTGATCTGGCAGACAGAATCAGAGACGAATTCACGGAGAAAGGTATCATTCTTATTGATACGCCCAAAGGAACGAGGTGGAGGTGGAAATGA
- a CDS encoding metal-dependent hydrolase — protein MNRPGHIGATLLLLSPFIPRIGTEFVVLAAAFSLLPDIDILLRVKHREYTHNITFGVIMTLTAFFAFKHTKIPPLLSLAIFTAVIIHILVDALTMQKFPPFYPFSKKRVAFRVFRSDNPAVNGASFVLGSLAFVYFAGGGYGWW, from the coding sequence ATGAACAGGCCCGGACACATTGGGGCTACACTCCTTCTCCTGTCCCCGTTTATCCCCAGAATTGGAACCGAATTTGTGGTGCTGGCCGCAGCCTTCTCCCTCCTGCCAGACATAGACATACTGCTGAGGGTTAAACACAGAGAGTACACCCACAACATCACATTCGGTGTGATAATGACGCTCACAGCCTTTTTCGCCTTCAAACACACGAAAATTCCTCCATTACTATCCCTCGCAATTTTTACTGCTGTGATCATACACATTCTGGTCGATGCGTTAACAATGCAAAAATTCCCGCCATTCTATCCTTTTTCAAAGAAACGAGTGGCTTTTAGAGTATTCAGGAGTGATAATCCGGCTGTAAACGGAGCGTCATTTGTCCTCGGTTCACTTGCGTTCGTATACTTTGCGGGTGGTGGTTATGGCTGGTGGTGA
- a CDS encoding BtpA/SgcQ family protein, protein MEKAVIGVVHLLPLPGSPEFTDLEEVIEKALIDARAVEEGGADALILENYGDKPFVKEVGKEVVAAMSAIACEVKKDVSIGLGINVLRNDAVAALAVAKAVNADFVRVNQLFFSSISPEGILEGDCGGIMRYKRMIDCRAMIFADVAVKHAVHTVPLEDYCINAERSLADALIVTGKATGREIDLNDLKLVKESVKMPVLAGSGVNAENASRILRFCDGVIVGSYIKNGGRVDADRVSKIVRIAKG, encoded by the coding sequence ATGGAAAAGGCGGTAATCGGTGTTGTTCACCTTCTCCCCCTTCCCGGATCTCCGGAGTTCACCGATCTGGAAGAGGTTATCGAAAAGGCTTTGATCGATGCCCGGGCTGTTGAGGAGGGGGGAGCAGATGCGCTCATTCTTGAAAATTACGGAGATAAACCGTTCGTTAAAGAGGTTGGAAAGGAAGTTGTGGCGGCGATGAGTGCAATAGCCTGTGAGGTCAAAAAGGATGTGTCGATAGGTCTCGGGATCAATGTTTTGAGAAATGATGCAGTTGCTGCTCTTGCGGTAGCAAAGGCTGTAAATGCAGACTTTGTCAGGGTGAACCAGTTATTCTTCTCATCGATTTCCCCTGAAGGCATTCTTGAAGGTGATTGTGGCGGAATTATGAGGTATAAAAGGATGATAGACTGCAGAGCAATGATTTTTGCAGATGTTGCCGTGAAACATGCTGTCCACACGGTCCCTCTTGAGGACTACTGCATCAATGCCGAGAGGAGTCTTGCAGATGCCCTGATCGTCACTGGAAAGGCAACTGGAAGGGAAATAGATCTGAACGATCTGAAACTGGTTAAGGAATCTGTCAAAATGCCTGTTCTTGCTGGCAGTGGGGTGAATGCAGAAAACGCCAGCAGGATCCTCAGGTTTTGTGATGGGGTGATAGTCGGGAGCTATATCAAGAATGGCGGGAGAGTCGATGCGGACAGGGTGTCCAAAATTGTCAGAATTGCGAAAGGGTAA
- a CDS encoding RNA 2'-phosphotransferase encodes MEEIRFCPEHGFYRGEKCGCGERGELILSKERVEKLGRFVSGLLRHFPDKFGLNMDENGWVNLESLARVVRRRYRWANIWIIKALVYSDEKQRYELRDDKIRARYGHSVDVELNDMPEADEDLLYYGTSEEEAQRMMEIGIKPVNQKFVHLSTTIEKSREVASLRTDTPIVLEVDAKKAREEGIRIIKANELIALAREIPAKYIRKQIIFNQYSSS; translated from the coding sequence ATGGAGGAAATAAGATTCTGTCCCGAGCATGGATTTTACAGAGGTGAGAAGTGTGGGTGTGGAGAAAGAGGAGAGCTGATTCTCAGTAAAGAAAGAGTCGAGAAGCTTGGTAGATTCGTTTCAGGCCTTCTGAGGCACTTTCCCGATAAGTTCGGATTGAATATGGATGAAAACGGGTGGGTAAATCTTGAATCGCTTGCCAGAGTTGTGAGGAGAAGATACCGGTGGGCCAACATCTGGATAATCAAGGCACTTGTCTACAGTGACGAAAAGCAAAGATACGAGCTGAGGGATGATAAAATCAGGGCGAGATACGGTCACAGTGTGGATGTGGAGCTGAATGATATGCCTGAAGCTGATGAGGATTTGCTTTACTATGGAACCAGCGAGGAAGAGGCTCAGAGAATGATGGAAATTGGAATAAAACCCGTGAATCAGAAATTTGTCCATCTCTCCACAACAATTGAGAAGAGCAGGGAAGTAGCAAGTCTCAGAACAGACACGCCCATAGTTCTTGAGGTTGATGCAAAAAAAGCAAGAGAAGAGGGTATTAGAATAATAAAAGCGAATGAGTTGATAGCGCTCGCCAGAGAAATCCCAGCTAAATATATAAGGAAGCAGATAATATTTAATCAGTACTCGTCTTCGTAG
- a CDS encoding DUF531 family protein, with protein MIVICLVNTYDKLKKHEIHLRSIARAAPLCYAFNMHLALLDFPFWKKPEEVAEEVAEYTTIGNGGKYLLGLAEEGKLHLVEKIPAHFGVSIATTSKPDPKKNMDLELLKSLNSATFLIGLGRKGLPSNILKSARYHLDITQQGVSLETCTAIGAIAMLLALRVVKRWRK; from the coding sequence ATGATAGTCATATGTCTTGTTAATACATATGATAAGCTTAAAAAACACGAAATTCACCTGAGGAGCATAGCCAGGGCGGCCCCCCTTTGTTATGCGTTCAACATGCATCTTGCCCTTCTCGACTTCCCATTCTGGAAAAAACCCGAAGAGGTTGCGGAGGAGGTTGCCGAATATACTACCATCGGAAATGGGGGGAAATACCTGCTAGGTTTGGCTGAAGAAGGTAAACTTCATCTTGTTGAAAAAATTCCGGCCCATTTTGGAGTCAGCATTGCAACAACGTCAAAACCCGACCCAAAAAAGAATATGGATCTCGAACTTTTAAAAAGTCTCAATTCAGCAACATTTTTAATAGGTCTTGGCAGGAAAGGATTGCCATCGAACATCTTAAAATCTGCAAGGTATCACCTTGATATAACTCAGCAAGGAGTCAGCCTTGAAACCTGCACGGCCATAGGGGCGATTGCAATGCTGCTCGCACTCAGGGTGGTGAAAAGATGGAGGAAATAA
- a CDS encoding DUF2589 domain-containing protein: MVGANIPAELAALPIESLIGKPLEAAVKAQAYAAMTTARFVQEVGLDEDGNVRSVTFKFKRKELDPDTGDIVETDTTVEAPLLAILPVPFIRIKDMTIHFNFTIKTAAQDKTSHDFSSQLTAKAGWGWGSVKLTASYGFKKESRSQVDRSSELDITVNAVQDEMPEGLRTLLSLLKESIAPASSASGSG; this comes from the coding sequence ATGGTGGGTGCAAATATACCTGCAGAGCTCGCAGCTCTGCCAATTGAGAGTTTGATTGGCAAACCACTGGAGGCAGCGGTAAAGGCTCAGGCCTATGCCGCTATGACCACGGCAAGGTTTGTGCAGGAAGTAGGCCTTGATGAAGACGGAAACGTTAGGTCTGTAACCTTCAAGTTCAAAAGAAAGGAACTTGATCCGGATACGGGAGACATCGTTGAAACGGACACCACGGTTGAGGCGCCACTACTTGCAATTCTACCAGTCCCATTCATCAGAATCAAGGACATGACAATTCATTTCAACTTTACGATAAAAACGGCAGCGCAGGATAAAACATCACACGACTTCTCAAGCCAGCTAACAGCTAAAGCTGGGTGGGGATGGGGAAGTGTAAAGCTAACAGCCTCCTACGGGTTTAAGAAAGAATCCAGATCTCAGGTGGACAGAAGTTCTGAACTTGATATCACAGTAAATGCTGTCCAGGATGAAATGCCGGAGGGGTTGAGAACGCTTCTCAGTTTGTTGAAGGAAAGTATAGCACCAGCCTCATCTGCTTCAGGTTCAGGCTAA